The Methylomonas montana genome has a window encoding:
- the grpE gene encoding nucleotide exchange factor GrpE: MSHQQSSHEQQTDSELIAEVLEQTKQTISEEQAGETVEDKTEVSVELLQQQLEQAQQQAAANLDKAIRTQAEMENLKKRVQKDLDDERKYGLAKFAKELLSVLDSLELGIQAATGDSPEVVKLREGSELTIKQFESVFAKFNIETIDPLGQPFNPEFHQAMVMQPSETAEPNSVLNVFQKGYVLNGRLLRPAMVVVAKAVDKPADSAKIDEQA; this comes from the coding sequence ATGAGCCATCAGCAATCGAGCCACGAACAACAAACGGATAGCGAATTGATCGCCGAAGTGTTGGAACAAACCAAGCAGACAATTTCGGAAGAGCAAGCCGGCGAAACTGTCGAAGATAAGACAGAAGTTAGCGTGGAACTCTTGCAACAGCAATTGGAACAGGCCCAGCAACAAGCCGCCGCTAATTTGGATAAAGCCATCCGCACACAGGCGGAAATGGAAAATCTGAAAAAACGCGTGCAAAAAGATCTGGATGACGAGCGTAAATATGGCTTGGCTAAATTCGCCAAGGAATTGTTAAGCGTGCTCGACAGCCTGGAACTGGGCATACAAGCCGCGACTGGCGATAGCCCGGAAGTGGTGAAACTGCGCGAAGGCAGTGAATTGACCATCAAGCAATTCGAATCGGTATTCGCCAAATTCAACATCGAAACCATTGATCCGCTCGGTCAACCGTTCAACCCGGAATTTCATCAGGCCATGGTGATGCAGCCTAGTGAGACCGCCGAACCCAATTCGGTGTTGAACGTATTCCAAAAAGGTTATGTATTAAACGGTCGTTTGTTGCGTCCGGCTATGGTCGTGGTCGCCAAAGCGGTCGATAAACCCGCCGATAGTGCAAAAATTGATGAGCAGGCTTGA
- the dnaJ gene encoding molecular chaperone DnaJ has protein sequence MAKEDFYKLLELDRNASEAEIKKSYRKMAMKFHPDRNKDNPEEAEKKFKLIKEAYEILSDPKKRAAYDQFGHAGVDSSMGGGRGGFSGAENFSDIFGDVFGDIFGGGRQQRSSVQRGADLRYNLELTLEEAVGGTEATVKVPVLVACGECNGSGAKKGSSPVTCSTCHGHGQVRMQQGFFSVQQTCPTCRGTGKQIKDPCPKCYGQGRVQETKTLSVKVPAGVDTGDRIRLAGEGEAGVNGGPSGDLYVQVQVKDHPIFTRDGANLYCEVPISFAMACLGGELEVPTLDGKVMLKIPPETQTGRMFRLRGKGVKPVRGGLVGDLLCKVQLETPVHLTKEQKAMIEKLGESLSGGGKHHSPQEHGWMDGVKSFFDKLTG, from the coding sequence ATGGCAAAAGAAGATTTTTACAAACTGCTGGAACTGGATCGCAACGCCAGCGAAGCCGAGATTAAGAAGAGCTATCGCAAGATGGCGATGAAATTTCATCCCGACAGAAATAAGGATAATCCGGAGGAAGCTGAGAAAAAATTCAAGCTGATCAAGGAAGCTTACGAAATTTTATCCGACCCTAAAAAGCGTGCGGCTTACGACCAGTTTGGCCATGCCGGCGTCGATTCTTCCATGGGCGGTGGTCGCGGCGGTTTTAGCGGCGCGGAGAATTTCAGCGATATTTTCGGCGATGTGTTCGGCGATATTTTTGGTGGCGGCCGTCAGCAACGCAGTAGCGTGCAACGCGGCGCCGACTTGCGTTATAACTTGGAATTAACGCTGGAAGAAGCCGTTGGCGGCACCGAAGCGACTGTCAAGGTGCCGGTTTTGGTGGCTTGCGGCGAGTGTAACGGTAGTGGCGCTAAAAAAGGCAGTAGCCCGGTGACTTGCTCGACTTGTCATGGTCACGGTCAAGTCAGAATGCAGCAAGGCTTTTTCTCCGTTCAGCAAACCTGCCCGACCTGTCGCGGTACCGGCAAGCAAATTAAAGACCCTTGCCCAAAATGCTATGGCCAAGGTCGAGTGCAGGAAACCAAAACCCTGTCGGTCAAAGTACCGGCCGGCGTCGATACCGGCGATAGAATCCGTCTGGCCGGCGAAGGCGAAGCCGGCGTGAATGGCGGGCCGTCCGGCGATTTATATGTTCAGGTACAGGTCAAGGATCATCCAATCTTCACCCGCGATGGTGCCAATTTGTATTGCGAAGTGCCGATCAGTTTCGCGATGGCTTGTTTGGGCGGCGAGTTGGAAGTGCCGACCCTGGACGGCAAGGTAATGTTAAAAATTCCGCCGGAAACCCAAACCGGCAGGATGTTCCGTTTGCGTGGTAAAGGCGTCAAGCCGGTCAGAGGCGGCTTGGTGGGCGATTTGTTGTGCAAGGTGCAACTGGAAACCCCGGTGCATCTGACCAAGGAGCAAAAAGCCATGATCGAAAAGCTGGGCGAATCCTTGTCTGGCGGCGGCAAGCATCATAGCCCGCAAGAGCATGGCTGGATGGATGGCGTCAAAAGTTTCTTCGATAAATTAACAGGATAA
- the dapB gene encoding 4-hydroxy-tetrahydrodipicolinate reductase has product MVRVAVVGASGRMGLCLLKAALAAENAELTVAVSRPESLAIGKDAGELAGLAAAGITVGDDLAALTDRFDVLIDFTRPDASMNYIDICRQAGKKVVIGTTGYNDAQKAAIAEAAKGVAIVIAPNFSVGVNLSLKLLEMTAKVMGDYTDIEVIEAHHRHKVDAPSGTALRMGEVVAAALGRDLKDCAIYGREGDTGARDRKTIGFSTIRAGDIVGEHTVMFADEGERVEITHKASSRMTFANGAVRAAVWLADKHQGMFDMQDVLGLKN; this is encoded by the coding sequence ATGGTTCGTGTCGCTGTAGTAGGCGCTTCCGGGCGCATGGGTTTGTGTTTGCTCAAGGCCGCGCTGGCGGCGGAAAACGCCGAGTTGACGGTAGCGGTTTCTCGACCGGAAAGCCTGGCGATAGGCAAGGATGCCGGCGAATTGGCGGGCTTGGCCGCGGCCGGTATCACAGTCGGCGACGACTTGGCGGCGCTTACCGATCGGTTTGATGTGTTGATCGACTTTACCCGTCCGGATGCCTCGATGAACTACATCGATATTTGCCGGCAAGCCGGTAAAAAAGTAGTGATCGGTACCACCGGTTACAACGATGCGCAGAAAGCGGCGATTGCCGAGGCCGCCAAGGGTGTGGCGATCGTCATCGCGCCAAACTTTAGCGTCGGCGTCAATCTGTCCTTAAAGTTGTTGGAAATGACCGCCAAGGTGATGGGCGATTACACTGACATCGAAGTCATCGAAGCCCATCACCGGCACAAGGTCGATGCGCCGTCCGGTACCGCGTTGCGGATGGGCGAAGTGGTGGCGGCGGCCTTGGGGCGCGATCTGAAAGATTGCGCCATCTATGGCCGGGAAGGCGATACCGGCGCCCGTGACCGTAAAACCATCGGTTTTTCCACCATTCGGGCCGGCGATATCGTCGGTGAACATACCGTGATGTTCGCCGACGAAGGCGAGCGGGTGGAAATTACTCACAAGGCCAGCAGCCGCATGACCTTTGCCAACGGCGCGGTACGTGCCGCCGTCTGGCTGGCCGACAAACACCAAGGCATGTTTGATATGCAGGATGTGTTGGGTTTAAAAAATTAG
- the dnaK gene encoding molecular chaperone DnaK, translating to MAKMIGIDLGTTNSCVAVLENGTARVIENSEGARTTPSIIAFTGDNEVLVGQSAKRQAVTNPENTLFAIKRLIGRRFKEDAVQKDIKMVPYKIMEANNGDAWVECHGKKMAPPEVSSRVLMKLKKDAEAFLGEEVTEAVITVPAYFNDSQRQATKDAGRIAGLDVKRIINEPTAAALAFGMDKPKGDTTIAVYDLGGGTFDISIIEIAEIEGEHQFEVLATNGDTFLGGEDFDLRIIDFLAGEFKRDSGIDLHNDPLALQRLKEAAEKAKIELSSAEQTDINLPYITADASGPKHLNVKLTRAKLESLVDELIERTKGPCLQAIKDAGISTAKINDVILVGGQTRMPKVQAFVKSLFDKEPRKDVNPDEAVALGAAIQAGVLGGDVKDVLLLDVTPLSLGIETLGGVMTKLIEKNTTIPTNASQTFSTADDNQTAVTVHVLQGEREVASGNKSLGRFDLQDIPPAPRGIPQIEVSFDIDANGILNVSAKDKATGKKQSIVIKASSGLSDEEVERMVRDAELHADEDRKLKELVSARNSAEGMIHATEKSVKELGEQVSGDEKSAIESAIKDLHAVLKGDDKDAIEAKTHALTELSGKLAERVYAQKGAEGGAEAGHAAGASEGAAEHDHNVVDAEFEEVKDDKK from the coding sequence ATGGCTAAAATGATCGGAATCGATTTAGGAACCACCAACTCCTGCGTGGCCGTGCTGGAAAACGGCACTGCGCGGGTCATCGAAAACAGCGAAGGCGCCCGCACCACGCCATCCATCATCGCCTTCACCGGCGACAACGAAGTCTTGGTCGGCCAGTCCGCCAAGCGTCAGGCGGTTACCAACCCAGAAAACACCTTGTTTGCGATCAAACGTTTGATCGGCCGCCGCTTTAAAGAAGATGCGGTACAAAAAGACATCAAAATGGTGCCTTACAAAATTATGGAAGCCAACAACGGCGATGCCTGGGTGGAATGCCATGGTAAAAAAATGGCTCCGCCTGAAGTGTCTTCCCGCGTGTTGATGAAGCTGAAAAAAGACGCCGAAGCCTTTTTGGGTGAAGAAGTCACCGAAGCGGTTATCACCGTACCGGCCTATTTCAATGACTCGCAACGTCAGGCCACCAAAGATGCCGGCCGTATCGCCGGTTTGGACGTCAAACGTATCATCAACGAGCCGACTGCGGCGGCGTTGGCGTTTGGCATGGACAAACCGAAAGGCGACACCACCATCGCGGTTTATGACCTGGGTGGCGGTACATTCGATATTTCCATCATCGAAATTGCCGAAATCGAAGGCGAGCATCAATTCGAAGTACTGGCCACCAATGGCGATACCTTCCTGGGCGGCGAAGACTTTGACTTGCGTATCATCGACTTCCTGGCCGGCGAATTTAAACGCGACAGCGGCATTGATTTGCACAACGATCCATTGGCCTTGCAACGTCTGAAAGAAGCGGCCGAAAAAGCCAAAATCGAATTGTCGTCCGCCGAGCAAACCGACATCAATCTGCCTTACATCACGGCCGATGCTTCAGGGCCGAAACATTTGAACGTCAAACTGACTCGCGCCAAATTGGAGTCGCTGGTTGATGAACTGATCGAAAGAACCAAAGGCCCTTGCTTGCAAGCGATTAAAGACGCCGGTATTTCTACGGCCAAAATCAACGACGTGATCCTGGTAGGCGGCCAAACCCGGATGCCGAAAGTACAAGCTTTCGTAAAAAGCCTGTTCGACAAAGAGCCGCGTAAAGACGTTAACCCGGACGAAGCTGTCGCGTTGGGTGCGGCGATTCAGGCTGGCGTATTGGGTGGCGACGTCAAAGACGTGTTGTTGCTGGACGTCACTCCGCTGTCACTGGGTATCGAAACCCTGGGCGGCGTGATGACCAAGCTGATCGAGAAAAACACCACGATTCCGACCAATGCGTCGCAAACATTCTCGACTGCAGACGACAATCAAACTGCCGTGACCGTGCATGTATTGCAAGGCGAACGTGAAGTGGCTTCTGGCAATAAATCGCTGGGCCGTTTTGACTTGCAAGACATTCCGCCGGCACCGCGTGGTATTCCGCAAATCGAAGTTTCGTTCGATATCGATGCCAACGGTATCTTGAATGTATCGGCAAAAGACAAAGCCACCGGCAAGAAACAATCCATCGTGATTAAAGCTTCCAGCGGTTTGTCGGACGAGGAAGTCGAACGCATGGTCAGGGATGCCGAGTTGCATGCCGACGAAGACCGGAAACTGAAAGAACTGGTTTCGGCGCGTAACTCCGCTGAAGGCATGATCCACGCCACTGAAAAATCCGTAAAAGAACTAGGCGAACAAGTATCCGGTGACGAAAAATCGGCGATTGAATCTGCCATTAAGGATTTGCATGCGGTGCTGAAAGGCGACGATAAAGACGCTATTGAAGCTAAAACCCATGCCTTGACCGAGTTGTCCGGCAAGTTGGCGGAGCGCGTTTATGCCCAGAAAGGTGCGGAAGGCGGCGCTGAGGCCGGTCATGCAGCAGGCGCGTCGGAAGGCGCAGCCGAGCATGACCACAACGTGGTCGATGCTGAATTTGAAGAAGTTAAGGACGATAAAAAGTAA
- a CDS encoding PilZ domain-containing protein, translating into MNMEKRNYPRLKPKGLQAGVMFNSADQEITLEADIVDISYTGIRVKLKQPIDSNIIGHIKITMTLPESGTSFSVHGILKHQHNESECGLHYVDHIAGSIDDVMFECIELDNSTVFIKTI; encoded by the coding sequence ATGAATATGGAAAAACGCAATTACCCCCGGCTGAAACCCAAAGGCTTACAAGCCGGTGTGATGTTCAATTCAGCCGACCAGGAAATAACGCTAGAAGCCGATATAGTAGACATCAGTTATACGGGTATTAGAGTCAAACTCAAACAGCCTATCGATTCAAACATCATCGGCCACATCAAAATCACCATGACTCTGCCGGAATCGGGCACCTCCTTCAGCGTACACGGTATTCTCAAGCATCAACACAACGAATCCGAATGCGGCCTGCATTATGTCGATCATATCGCTGGCTCTATCGACGACGTGATGTTCGAATGCATAGAGCTGGATAATTCGACAGTCTTTATCAAAACCATTTGA
- the rapA gene encoding RNA polymerase-associated protein RapA, which yields MNEFIPGQRWISNTESELGLGMIIEAEFNRVTVLFLATGDRRVYAKDNAPLTRVQFAEGDVIESADYAKITVQQIQQHAGLLTYIGMDEDGQLQQIDEMELNHHIQFNKPQDRLFTGQFDPTAWFLLRYETWRRQQQHQQAATKGLQGARAALIPHQLYIAHQAASRALPRIMLADEVGLGKTIEAGLIIQHRLINGLSKRVLILVPESLLHQWLVEMLRRFNLRFSIFDESRCFASPDENPFLSEQLVLCSQRFFADSPHRQQQALDAGWDLVVVDEAHHLEWSEAAPSADYVFVEQLALASPGLILLTATPEQLGKESHFARLRLLDPDRFYRFEQFLLEESRFEPVARLANLLISGEPLDVEQQGQLKNLLKQDNVDSLLQQVNDTEKNAREELIKLLLDHHGTGRILFRNSRQTVQGFPDRQRHAYPLQGESGADLANSPYLDWLVAKLKALGDEKALLICKRAETAIQLEQLLRQYVGHAAAVFHEGMSIVERDRAAAFFADEESRAQVLICSEIGSEGRNFQFVRHLILFDLPENPDLLQQRIGRLDRIGQKHVIQIHIPYLLDSAQHVLYRWYDEGLDAFRHNCSGAAQVLKLLGDELSSALGSRDPGAVEALIAKTQVLNSQVEEELHKGRDLLLELNSCRPQEAAYLVEEIRAGEHDGSLWPFMEAMFDCYGVDVEDHSRDCHILWPSENLRIAHFPMLQDDGLTVTINRDIALAREDMQFLTAEHPMVLSAMDLVLSSETGNAAVSVVKHPQLKAGQFLLELLFVAECSAPAELQIGRFLPHTPLRILVDQHKKDLTAIISHDSLVETGDSFDKAQISQFLNSQRQHIQDMIKVAEQLAGGQMQALIAESGNRMIATLTGEIKRLVRLKKINPGIKEQEVEQLKEMTMLSHESIQETQLRLDAVRFVITS from the coding sequence ATGAATGAGTTTATCCCCGGCCAACGCTGGATTAGCAACACCGAATCAGAACTCGGTTTGGGTATGATTATTGAGGCGGAATTCAACCGCGTCACCGTCCTGTTTTTAGCCACCGGCGATAGACGTGTTTACGCCAAGGATAACGCACCGTTGACCCGCGTTCAGTTTGCCGAGGGCGATGTAATCGAATCGGCTGATTACGCCAAGATTACCGTGCAGCAGATTCAGCAGCATGCGGGCCTGTTAACCTACATCGGCATGGACGAGGATGGTCAGCTGCAACAAATCGACGAGATGGAGCTTAACCATCACATCCAGTTCAACAAGCCGCAAGATCGTTTATTTACCGGCCAATTCGACCCGACTGCTTGGTTTTTGCTGCGTTACGAGACTTGGCGGCGCCAGCAACAACACCAGCAAGCTGCCACCAAGGGTCTGCAAGGCGCGCGGGCCGCACTGATTCCGCATCAGCTTTACATCGCTCATCAAGCTGCCAGTCGCGCGCTGCCGCGCATTATGTTGGCCGACGAAGTGGGCTTGGGCAAAACTATAGAAGCGGGTTTGATCATTCAGCATCGTTTGATCAATGGTCTCAGCAAGCGCGTGTTGATTCTGGTGCCGGAAAGTCTGTTGCATCAGTGGTTGGTGGAAATGCTGCGCCGGTTTAACCTGCGGTTTAGCATTTTCGACGAAAGCCGCTGCTTTGCCAGTCCCGATGAAAATCCGTTTCTAAGCGAGCAATTGGTGCTTTGCAGTCAGCGTTTCTTTGCCGATTCCCCGCATCGCCAGCAACAAGCGCTGGATGCCGGTTGGGACTTGGTGGTGGTCGACGAAGCGCATCATCTGGAATGGAGTGAGGCAGCGCCCAGCGCCGATTATGTATTCGTCGAGCAATTAGCTTTGGCATCTCCCGGCCTGATTTTGTTGACCGCTACGCCAGAACAGTTGGGTAAGGAAAGCCATTTCGCGCGTTTGCGCTTGCTCGATCCCGATCGTTTCTATAGGTTCGAGCAATTCTTGTTGGAAGAAAGCCGGTTCGAACCGGTGGCCAGACTCGCCAATCTGCTGATTTCCGGTGAGCCGCTGGATGTCGAGCAGCAAGGCCAGCTGAAAAATTTGTTAAAGCAGGATAATGTCGACAGCCTATTGCAGCAGGTGAATGATACCGAAAAGAATGCTCGGGAAGAATTGATCAAACTGCTGCTCGATCATCACGGTACCGGCCGGATTTTGTTTAGAAATTCCCGGCAAACCGTGCAAGGTTTCCCCGATCGACAACGTCACGCTTATCCATTGCAGGGTGAGAGTGGCGCCGATTTAGCCAACAGTCCTTATCTCGATTGGTTGGTCGCGAAGTTAAAGGCCCTGGGTGACGAAAAAGCCCTGTTAATCTGTAAGCGCGCGGAAACCGCGATCCAACTGGAGCAATTATTGCGGCAGTATGTCGGCCATGCCGCCGCGGTGTTTCACGAAGGCATGAGCATCGTCGAGCGCGATCGGGCCGCTGCGTTTTTTGCCGACGAAGAGAGTCGGGCGCAGGTGCTGATCTGTTCCGAGATCGGTAGCGAAGGCCGCAATTTTCAATTCGTCCGCCATTTGATTTTATTTGATCTGCCGGAAAACCCTGATCTGCTGCAACAGCGTATCGGCCGTCTGGATCGGATCGGTCAGAAACATGTGATACAAATACACATTCCTTATCTGCTCGATAGCGCTCAGCACGTGCTATATCGCTGGTATGACGAAGGCTTGGACGCATTCCGCCACAATTGCTCCGGCGCCGCGCAAGTACTGAAATTACTGGGCGACGAGCTGAGTAGCGCGCTAGGCAGCCGTGATCCGGGCGCAGTCGAGGCCTTGATCGCCAAGACCCAAGTGCTAAACAGCCAGGTTGAGGAAGAACTGCATAAAGGCCGCGATTTGTTGCTGGAACTCAATTCCTGCCGGCCGCAAGAGGCCGCGTATCTGGTGGAAGAGATCCGCGCCGGCGAGCACGATGGCAGTCTTTGGCCGTTCATGGAAGCCATGTTCGATTGTTATGGCGTCGATGTCGAGGATCACTCGCGCGACTGCCATATTCTCTGGCCTAGCGAAAATCTGCGCATCGCCCATTTTCCAATGCTACAGGATGACGGTTTGACGGTAACGATCAACCGCGACATTGCCTTGGCTAGAGAAGACATGCAGTTTCTGACCGCTGAACATCCAATGGTGTTGTCTGCGATGGATTTGGTGTTATCCAGCGAAACCGGCAATGCCGCGGTCAGCGTCGTTAAACATCCGCAGCTCAAGGCCGGACAATTCCTGTTGGAGTTGCTGTTTGTCGCGGAATGCAGCGCGCCTGCGGAGTTGCAGATCGGCCGGTTTTTACCGCATACGCCGCTGCGGATTTTGGTCGATCAGCATAAAAAAGATCTAACGGCTATTATTAGCCACGATAGTCTGGTCGAAACCGGCGACAGTTTCGATAAAGCGCAAATCAGTCAGTTTTTGAACAGCCAGCGCCAGCATATTCAGGACATGATTAAAGTTGCCGAACAGCTGGCCGGTGGCCAAATGCAGGCTTTGATTGCCGAAAGCGGCAATCGGATGATTGCAACCTTAACCGGCGAAATCAAACGGCTGGTCCGCTTGAAAAAGATCAATCCCGGTATCAAGGAGCAGGAAGTCGAACAGCTCAAGGAAATGACCATGTTGTCGCACGAAAGCATACAGGAGACGCAGTTGCGCCTGGATGCGGTGCGCTTCGTGATTACCAGCTAG
- a CDS encoding DEAD/DEAH box helicase, producing MLFSELGLSEQLLQAVAEQGYQTPTPIQAQAIPVILQGRDVLAGAQTGTGKTAGFTLPLLQLLQGQAIPQKPRPVRVLILTPTRELAMQVYESVRTYGKHLPFFAEAIFGGVSINPQIQKIQRGTDIVVATPGRLLDLIHQQHLDLSKVEHFVLDEADRMLDMGFIRDIRKIIALLPSKRQNLLFSATYAPEISALAEQILNDPVEIAVAKRNAAADTVSQLVYGIQREYKRELLSYLIGNGHWQQVLVFVRTKHGADRLSKQLIKDGIRCAALHGDKSQGARVRALEDFKNGTITALIATDIAARGLDIDQLPHVVNFDLPQVAEDYVHRIGRTGRAGAEGQAISLVDPEEAYLLAAIEKLLKRQIPRVEDTGYPSVSLEVTNSKPPAKPKTSQPSKPGRRPQTGRPGEPGKRAAPSRKPRQPSR from the coding sequence ATGTTATTTTCAGAATTAGGTTTGTCCGAGCAACTTCTTCAAGCCGTTGCCGAGCAGGGCTATCAAACGCCTACGCCGATTCAGGCGCAGGCGATACCCGTGATTCTTCAGGGTAGGGATGTGTTGGCCGGGGCGCAGACCGGTACCGGCAAGACCGCCGGTTTTACTTTGCCGCTATTGCAGTTGTTGCAAGGACAAGCCATCCCGCAAAAACCGCGTCCGGTCCGGGTGTTGATCCTGACGCCGACCAGGGAACTGGCGATGCAGGTTTACGAAAGCGTCAGAACCTACGGTAAACATTTACCGTTTTTTGCCGAAGCCATTTTCGGCGGCGTCAGCATCAATCCGCAAATTCAGAAAATCCAGCGTGGCACCGATATCGTGGTTGCTACGCCGGGCCGCTTGTTGGATTTGATTCACCAGCAGCATCTGGATTTGTCCAAGGTCGAACATTTTGTGCTCGATGAAGCCGACCGGATGCTGGACATGGGCTTTATTCGCGATATTCGCAAAATCATCGCTTTGTTGCCTAGCAAACGCCAGAATTTATTGTTTTCGGCGACTTATGCGCCGGAAATTAGCGCGCTGGCCGAACAAATACTGAATGATCCTGTAGAAATCGCTGTCGCCAAGCGCAACGCCGCCGCCGATACCGTCTCCCAGTTGGTATATGGCATTCAGCGCGAATATAAGCGCGAATTGTTGTCCTATCTGATCGGCAACGGCCATTGGCAGCAAGTGCTGGTGTTTGTCCGCACCAAACACGGCGCCGACCGTTTATCCAAACAGTTGATCAAGGACGGTATCCGTTGCGCGGCTTTGCACGGCGACAAAAGTCAAGGTGCTAGGGTGCGGGCTTTGGAAGACTTCAAAAACGGCACCATTACCGCCTTGATTGCTACCGACATCGCCGCGCGGGGCCTGGACATCGACCAATTGCCGCATGTAGTGAACTTCGATTTGCCGCAAGTCGCGGAAGATTACGTGCATAGAATCGGCCGTACCGGCCGTGCCGGCGCCGAAGGGCAGGCGATTTCGTTGGTCGATCCGGAAGAGGCGTATTTATTAGCCGCCATCGAAAAGCTGTTGAAACGGCAGATTCCGCGAGTCGAGGATACCGGTTATCCAAGCGTGTCGCTGGAAGTCACTAATAGCAAGCCACCGGCTAAGCCAAAAACTTCGCAACCGAGCAAGCCGGGCAGGAGGCCGCAAACCGGCCGGCCAGGAGAGCCAGGCAAGCGCGCGGCGCCGTCCCGCAAGCCGCGCCAGCCCAGTCGCTAA
- a CDS encoding NUDIX hydrolase yields the protein MAKPITPLVAADILIELIDHPQHPFVLIERKYPPYGWAVPGGFVDIGETIEQAAIREAKEETGLDVQLTVLLGLYSNPQRDPRNHTVTAVYLAQAHGTPLAADDAKNCGLFGFDDLPSLLAFDHAQVIADYRHYKLTGEVTPLRI from the coding sequence ATGGCAAAACCAATCACGCCCTTAGTCGCCGCCGATATTCTGATCGAATTGATCGATCATCCGCAGCACCCTTTCGTGTTGATAGAGCGAAAATATCCGCCGTACGGCTGGGCGGTGCCCGGCGGTTTTGTCGACATCGGCGAAACGATCGAGCAGGCGGCGATACGCGAAGCCAAGGAAGAAACCGGCCTGGATGTGCAGCTAACCGTTTTGCTGGGCCTTTATTCCAACCCACAACGCGATCCACGCAATCACACCGTCACCGCCGTTTATCTGGCTCAAGCCCACGGTACGCCGCTGGCAGCCGACGATGCTAAAAACTGCGGTTTATTCGGCTTCGACGATTTGCCAAGCTTGCTGGCTTTCGATCATGCTCAGGTCATAGCGGATTATCGGCATTATAAACTGACTGGCGAAGTCACGCCGTTAAGAATATAA
- the hrcA gene encoding heat-inducible transcriptional repressor HrcA, with translation MAGGQDLNERSLYLLKNLVERYIQDGQPVGSRLLSKDPNLKLSPASIRNVMADLEEMGLIHSPHTSAGRVPTVSGYRLFVDSLLTVKPLGSNEMDQLQSSLQGQADKASDLLSKASKLLSDVTKMAGVVTLPRRETVTLRQIEFLPMSNTRVLVIFVTDGEEVHNKIIHTHKPFSPAELQQAANYLNSVYAGRSLAKIRDLVVKDMEQDQRQVNQGMIDAVNMAQLTFAHQPNDDYVLSGETNLMGFSELSDMERLKQLFEAFSQKRGVIHLLDQCLQADGVQIFIGEESGYSAFDHCSLVTSPYSVNDEVVGVLGVIGPTRMAYEKVIPFVDVTAKLLGAALNPK, from the coding sequence GTGGCAGGCGGACAGGACTTAAACGAAAGATCGCTTTATTTATTAAAAAACTTGGTGGAGCGTTACATTCAAGACGGCCAGCCGGTTGGTTCGCGACTGTTGTCGAAAGACCCGAATTTGAAATTGAGTCCGGCCAGCATTCGTAACGTGATGGCCGATTTGGAGGAAATGGGGCTGATACATTCGCCGCATACCTCGGCTGGACGAGTACCGACGGTGAGCGGCTATCGTTTGTTTGTCGACAGCTTGTTGACGGTCAAGCCCCTAGGGTCCAATGAAATGGATCAACTGCAAAGCAGTTTGCAAGGGCAGGCCGACAAGGCCAGTGATTTACTGAGCAAGGCGTCCAAGTTGCTGTCGGATGTCACTAAAATGGCCGGGGTGGTGACGCTGCCTCGCCGCGAAACCGTGACTTTGCGGCAAATAGAATTTTTGCCGATGTCCAATACCAGAGTGTTGGTGATTTTCGTCACCGATGGCGAGGAAGTCCATAACAAAATTATCCATACCCATAAACCGTTCAGCCCGGCGGAGTTGCAGCAAGCCGCCAATTATTTGAACTCGGTCTACGCCGGCCGCAGTTTGGCGAAAATTCGCGATCTGGTGGTTAAGGACATGGAACAGGATCAGCGCCAGGTCAACCAAGGCATGATAGACGCCGTCAACATGGCGCAACTCACCTTCGCCCACCAGCCCAACGACGATTACGTGCTGAGCGGCGAAACCAATTTAATGGGATTTTCGGAATTGTCGGATATGGAGCGCCTGAAACAACTATTCGAAGCCTTTAGCCAAAAACGTGGCGTGATCCATCTGCTGGACCAATGCTTGCAAGCTGATGGCGTACAGATTTTTATCGGCGAAGAGTCCGGTTACAGCGCCTTTGATCATTGCAGTCTGGTGACGTCACCCTATTCGGTGAATGACGAAGTGGTTGGCGTGTTGGGCGTGATCGGCCCGACTCGGATGGCTTACGAGAAAGTGATTCCGTTTGTGGATGTGACGGCAAAATTATTGGGCGCAGCCTTGAATCCCAAATAA